In a single window of the Papaver somniferum cultivar HN1 chromosome 8, ASM357369v1, whole genome shotgun sequence genome:
- the LOC113303785 gene encoding histone H4, with protein sequence MSGRGKGGKGLGKGGAKRHRKVLRDNIQGITKPAIRRLARRGGVKRISGLIYEETRGVLKIFLENVIRDAVTYTEHARRKTVTAMDVVYALKRQGRTLYGFGG encoded by the coding sequence ATGTCAGGAAGAGGAAAAGGAGGAAAGGGTTTGGGAAAGGGAGGAGCAAAGAGGCACAGGAAGGTGTTGAGAGATAATATCCAGGGAATCACTAAACCAGCTATCAGAAGGTTAGCAAGAAGAGGTGGAGTCAAACGCATCAGTGGTTTGATTTATGAAGAAACTCGTGGTGTTCTTAAGATCTTTCTTGAGAATGTGATTCGTGATGCTGTTACCTACACTGAACATGCCCGAAGAAAGACTGTCACTGCTATGGATGTTGTCTATGCTCTCAAGAGACAAGGAAGAACTCTCTACGGATTTGGGGGTTAG